The genomic segment CTGTAGAAGGACATACAGATACAGATATACTTCCTCAATCCATACAGTCAATATATCCCTCAAACTGGGAACTTTCAGGCGCCAGGGCTTCTGCTGTGGTAAGACAGCTGATAAATATGGAGGTGTCCCCCACGAGGCTTCAATCTGTCGGTTATGCGCAATATGTGCCGAGAGATCGACCACAAGACAGAGTAATAAATGATGAGCTCATCGCAGAGCTTAATGCTACAAAAGAAATGAAAGCCCGAAATCGTCGCGTGGAAATCACCTTTCTTGCGTCCGGTATTTCGGGATCACAATTGTCTAAAATCGAGGAGGAAACTCCCGTAAAACAGTAATATTCCGAGGTAAAGGGAGAGCGGTAAAATGAAAATGCGGATTATTAAGTCCTTCATAGGACTCACACTCATAGCGAGCATAACGGCCCAGGAGTCAACCTACCTAGCCCAGAAATTGATGCTCGAGAACGACCTGCGCAGCCGAATCGAATCGGCTCTGCAGAAAATCATGGACGATCACAGGTATGTCCTTGATGTGACTGTGGACCTTAAGTTCACGCCTACTATAACGGAGGAAGTGACCTTTCGTCCGGCAGGTTCTGATGATGCGAAGTCAGCAGTCATGTCAGGCAGACAGGAAGCGGAAAGATCCATTCCCATCACATCTGAATCTCGAGAGCCACGCTCACGGATGACAGGTATTCCCATACCGGGATTCGATTTTCAGAGTATGGAAGATGAAGAGCCTGTGGTGGAATCTGTAGCTGAAGAGCCAGCTGATATGCTGGTGGCAGCACCTAAAGGTCCCAGGGAAGGTTCTCAGATTTTGAGTCAGTCCTACAAGGATACGAAAGCTTCAGTTCCTATTATTGAGAGACTGGAGGTGAGCTGTATTTTGCCCGAAGGTTCTGCACCTGAGCTCATTGAAAACGTAAGACAGATTATTATGGTGGCATCTCATTTTGACAGAAATCGCGGAGATATGCTTTCTGTGATGACCGCCTCTTTCCGTCAAAGGAAAGATGAGCGGACGGCGGAGTCTATCATACTCCGTTCTATTGCTGCAAAGATCGATCATCTGGAGGAGAAACAGGCTGATGCTGAGGCGCAGGTTGCGGAAGACTGGCGTATGGAACTTGAGAGTTGGAAGGGTGAAGAAACCCGGCGCCGGGAAGAAGAACGTGCTGTCTGGCGAGCTGAACTGGATCGACTTGAAAATGACCGGATGACCAGGGAATTTGATAACGAGCGGAAAGCATTGCTTGAAAGAGATTCACTCCGGATGAACCAGTTGACTGATGAGATCTCTCAACTCAGAGATGTTCTTACGGGGCCTCAGCTCTCTGAGGAAGAGCAAGCAGTGGCTGTGCAAGCCATGACCAGCAAAGAAGTGGAGAAAGCTGCACTGGATTCTCTGATTGAAGAAAAACTGGCCATGCTTGAACAGGCACAAAAAGAAATGGAAAGCATGGGAGGCGGGATGAGTAATATTCCCATTTATCTCATGAGTGCCATTTCATTGTTAGCTGTTCTGGCCTTGGCAGCGGTGATTCTGTTCAACGGACGTTCCAAACCCAAGTATGTTATGCCACCGCCATGGATGATGCAGCCACCGAAAAAAAAAGCAATGAAAAATAGTAACGGGGATGTTTCAACAGCTACCACAGCTACCACAGCTACAATGGCTGCCCCTGTTGCGGCACCGCCCACCCCGGCTCCGGCATTTCAAGAGGACCCCAGTGTTCTCCAGTCTGAAGTGAGTAAAACTCGCGAGTCTGTTGTTAGCATGAGTGTGGGTGACCCAGAGGTGGCCACTTCCGTAGTTCAGGATTGGTTAGAGCAAGAAGCACCTCCTCCGCCGGAAGAACCGGCTGCTACACCGGCACCGGCTCCAGAGGCTGAAGAGGATGATGGTAAAAAGAAGAAAAAGAAGAAAAAGAAGTAGGTAGGCACAGGCAATGATTACTGAATACTACAAACTAGCCGGAATTGACAAAGTTGCTGTCCTCTTCTCCATCATCGGGGAGAGTGTTGCAGTGAAACTGTTAAAGAGTCTCAGCGAATCAGATATTCGTCGTATTCGCGCGCGAGATAGGGAGATGGAGCCTGTTTCCACTGCTTTAAAAAAGCAGATATTGGATGAGTTTTACCTTGGTATCATTTCTCAAAAGCTGAAAAGTGAGGGAGAACCAGAATCGAGGAAGCCGTTTGATTTCCTTGAGGAATTGGCTGATGAACAGCTCATTGCTTTACTGGAAGTGGAAGAGCCGCGCATCATTGCCATCGCCCTTGCTCAGGTTTCGTCTGAGCGCAAGATGAAAGTTTTGGAACGCCTAAATCCTGAGACTAAGGGCCAGGTACTGATACAGATCGGGTCATTGCAGAATGTTCCTCTTGAGGGGATTGTGAATGTGGCCAGTCAGCTCAGGACAAAGTCGCTCTACCTACCGAAAGGGGTAGAGTTTGCCCGCGGCGGCGGGAAGGATGTGGCGGGTCTTCTTGGGCAGATGTCTTCTTTTGAGGAAGAGCAGTTTATGGAAACCATCACCCGAGAGAACCCTGAGTTGGCAGAAGAGATTAAAAAGTACCACCTTACATTTGACAATATTCTTTCCTATTTCCCTGAAAATCTGCTTCGTGATCTTATGAACTCCGTGGAGCTTGATAACGTCGCTCTTTCCCTTAAGGGCTACAGTCAAGAAGAAGTGGACAAGGTAATAAAAAACCTTCCTAAAAAGAAACAGGCCATGTTTGAACCGGTGGAAGGTGCGGCAGCGAAACGTGATGTGGACAAAGCTCAGAAGTCCATTGTTGACGCCGCTCGGCAAATGGAGAAGGACGGCAGATTTAATCTGGAAGACCTTCTTGGCTCTGCCGAAATGGTTGAATAAACCAATACCTGACCCTCTAATAAGCTTTTCTGCCGAGGAATCAGATATTATCTGATTTCCGGTTTTTACTTCAGTTATTATGATCCGCTGAAAAGCGGTGGGTGGGCACTCTCAAAATCTGTCTCCTTCTGAAACTTCCGTGCCACTTCCAGAAGGGATGCTTCATCATAAAGATTACCCACAAGAATAATGCTTGTTGGCCTTCCCTTTTTATCAAACCCGGCTGGGATAGATAGTGCTGGGTGGCCCGTTAGGTTGGTAATAAGGGTCTGGTTGCCGCCCCGCTGGGGTGAAATGATCACATCATAATCTTTCATCAGCTCATGCATGGCCTCAATGAGCCTGCCCCGGTGACGGTTGGCTTGGAGGTACTCAACAGCGGGAATAAAACGGGACTGCCTCAGGGAGTTGACTCGGGAACGTTTCGTCTGTTCAACCATGAGGTCATCTCTGTTAGAGAGTAACAACTCATCAAAGAAAGCACCAGCCTCAGCCCTCAGTATAATATCGAAGGTACGGAAAGGAAAATCTTCCGGGAGTTTCACCGGCTTAAGTTCAATACCCATATTAGTAAACACCGCCAGAGCGGCCCGGCCGTTTGCTCCTGAATCTGTGGTGTCCTTTTTAAAAGCCTCTTCTAGATAACCGACCCTTAATTCCTGACCAGGGCTGGCCCAGAAATTATTGAAAGAGGCTTCAGTGGTCGTAGGATCTTTTTTATCCTTACCTCGAATAGTATCAAATACAATGGCACAGTCCGTAGCAGAGCGACAGATGGGGCCTACTTTGTCCATGGACCAGGAGAGGACCATGACGCCCGTTCTGCTCACACGGCCGTAGGTGGGTCTAAGACCCGTCACTCCGCACCGTGTAGAGGGAGAGACGATGGACCCCCAGGTCTCTGTCCCTAAAGCAAAAGGAACCAGCCCAGCGGCTGTTGCTGCGGCTGGGCCGGCGGAGGAACCGCTGCTCCCTTGTGTGGTGTCCCAAGGGGAAATAGTTTTCCCCCCAAACCAGACATCGCCCCGGGCTAGGGCCCCGGAAGTGAGTTTGGCCACCAGCACGGCACCGGCGGCGTCCAGTTTTTTTACCACTGTTGCCGTCTCTTCAATCACCTGGTCTTTGTAAGGTTCAGATCCCCAGGTGGTCTTGTATCCTTCCACAGCAATAACATCCTTCACCCCGTAGGGGATGCCATGGAGTGGGCCCCGGTAGTTGCCAGCGGTAATCTCTTCATCGGCTTGGTGGGCACTTTTCATGGCTCGGTCTTCCGTTAAGGTGATAACCGCCTTGAGTATGGGGTCGTACTTTTTCAACCGTTTAAGGAAAAATTGTGTTAGTTGTACGGAAGTGATTTGTTGTGACTGCACCAGAGCGGCCAGTTCCATAACGGAATAGAAGGCGAGGTCATTACTGTCCTCCGGCAAGGATACGCCATCGGGAATTTTCCAGGTGACCGGTTTCTGATCCACGGAGACTTGGAAACCGGTGGGATGAGGGTTGAACTGTATCACCGGCAGATCACTGTAATCTAGAGGAAATGTTCGCATGGTGTCGTAATTGGCACGGTTGCGGAGGAGATAATTATACATAGTGTCAATCTCCTCCGCAGTGAAGTCAAGCCCCAACATGCGCTGAGATGCCATTATATCTAATTTGGTGAAATCTGCATCCTGGGTTTTCTCCTCTCTTGCACTTTTCATGGGTGCACAGGCTAAGAAAAAGAGAAAAGGGACCAAGTATGAAAACAGAATGGTTCTGTTTTTATTCATATTAAGCAAGGGTAAAGTCCCCGGTCAGTATTTGATCTGATCGGGAAGTTTTGGAAGCTGGCCGGCGTTTTTTCTCGGCCGGATGTCATTGTTGGCAACACTCCACCCAGTGAGGTAGACGAGACGGGACACTTTTGCCAGTTTATTAAAGTTGATCTTGTCAACCGTGTCCGTCGGTTTGTGATAATCCTCATGTGTCCCGGCGAAATAGAAAATGATGGGGATACCGTACTGGGCAAAGTTGTAGTGGTCACTCCTGTAGTAAAATCTTTCAGGATCATCCTTGGAGTTGTACCGATAGTTGAGGGAGATATCATCCAAACTGGAGGCGGCGTATTCGTTAATCTCGTGGAGATCCTGGCTGATCATGTTGGAGCCGATAATATAGATACTGTCCGGAGCATTCCTTCCCACCATATCAATATTGAGATCAGCAACTGTGTTATTAAGGGGAATAAGCGGCTTTCTGGCGTAATGCTTTGACCCTAAAAGCCCTCTTTCCTCACCAGAAACAGCCAGGAAAAGAAATCCTCGTCTTGGCCCGTTTTTATTCTTTACCACAGCTTCGGCGATTTCCATGAGAGCGGAAGTTCCTGTGCCATTATCATCAGCACCATAGTAAATCTTTCCTTCCGCATTTTTCCCTACATGGTCGTAATGGGCGGAGATAACAACTGTCTCGTGCCCAATAAAGCTGTCGCTCCCTGGGAAATAGCCTGCCACATTCTGTGATGCGATGGCCTCTTTTTCCAGATCCACATTGAGTCGCACGTAACTTCCTGACAGTGCCTGGCTGTTGGATCTTCCTTCTGCCTCCAGCTCCACCTGGAGTTCTCTCACTGTTTTGCCTGAAGTGGCCACGATCCGATCCGCCGTTGTCTCGGAAATGGTTAAGACAGGGACAGTGGATTCTGATGTGGGGAGTGACATGCCCTCCCGTCGGAGCCAGCTTTTCCACCGCTTGAACTTGTCGGAAAAAAGTTCATCGGATTTGGGATTAGAGGCCACAAGTATGGCGGCGGCACCATTCTTTTTTGCGGCGTCTAGCTTTTGTCTAAGGTCCGCATACCGGGTATCTTTTGAGCCGTTGAACCGGCTCGGATTGTCTAGCTCCGGCTCACCGTCTATAATGAGGATAACGGAATTCTTCACATTTATTGTGGCATAATCGTCATACTGGTGCTCCTTGGCCGTAATGCCGTACCCGCCAAACACAACAGGCGCCTGCACTTCCATACTGGCCGTCAATCCTCGGGGAGAGACGAAAAAATCCTCGCCGTACTGGAACCGCTCCCGGACAGAACCGCTCCCGTGATCTACAAGGAGGGAAAGTTCATTATCGCTTCCCAATTTTGTTTTTACCAGCTCATATCGCTGGAAGTATGATTTGTCGGGACCAAGGGGTGTGAGGCCCAGGCGCCTGAACTGGGAGGCGATATATTCGGCCGCGATCTGAAGTCCCGGTTCGCCGGTGGCTCTGCCTTCTGTAACATCAGACGCTAAAAAAGTGAGGTGTGCCTCGAGGCCAGTGCTTGAGATAGACGCCATTCCACTGCGGGCTTCCTCAATGTCAAACGTGGGTGAAAAATAGATTCCCGCCTGAGCCAGCAGGCAGGAGAAGGGAAAGGCTGTAACAGTAAGAATTTTCACGGCAGAGCGAAGTTAAGACAGGACCTTCATAGAAAAAAGATTGGAGGTCCTATTGCTAACTTAGCTAATTATTTTCAATCACCGCCTGGGCAGCGGCAAGACGGGCAATGGGGACTCGGAAAGGTGAACAGCTCACGTAGTCCAGACCTATCCTGTAGCAGAAATGTATGGAGGCGGGATCACCACCATGCTCACCACAGATACCGATCTTTAGTTCACCGTTTTCACCGCGACCTTTTTCTACTGCCATCTCCATGAGCAGCCCCACACCTGACTGGTCCAACGACTGAAAGGGATCTTCCGGTAAGATGCCTTTTTCAAGGTAAGCCGGCAGGAAACCGCCGATGTCGTCCCGGGAAAAACCGAAAGTGGTCTGTGTAAGATCATTAGTGCCGAAAGAGAAGAACTCAGCTTTGCGGGCAATCTCATCAGCGGTGAGACATGCTCTCGGGATCTCAATCATGGTCCCCACGAGGTAGGGGTACTCAATATTAGTTTCGTTCTTTACTTTCTCTGCTACTTTCCGCACGATAGTTTCTTGATGATCATATTCAGCCTGCGTTCCCACCAGTGGAATCATCACTTCCGGCAGTGCATTGACTCCCTCTTTGGTAAGCTGTGCGGTGGCCTCAAAAATGGCCCTCGCCTGCATTTCAGTAATCTCGGGGTAGGCAATCCCCAAACGGCATCCGCGGTGCCCTAGCATGGGGTTCAATTCATGAAGAGCGTCAATTCTGGCCTTCAGTTTTTCTTCATCCGTTCCCAGTTCTCCTGCCAACTCCTCTATTTGGTCTTCAGCCAAAGTGACGAATTCATGCAACGGAGGATCCAGCAGCCGGATTGTGACTGGAAAATCATGCATTGTTTTCAGGATCTCGTAGAAATCTTCCCGTTGGAAGGGGAGAAGTTTCATAACAGCTTTACGGCGGGCCTGTTCATTTTCAGCCACGATCATTTCCCGTATGGCAAGGATTCTCTCCGGGTCAAAGAACATGTGCTCTGTCCGGCAAAGACCTATACCCTGGGCGCCGAAAGCACGGGCCTGGGCTGCGTCTTCAGGTCTTTCAGCGTTTGTCCGGATGCCCAGTGTCCGGAAGTCATCTGCAATTTCCATGAGTCTGTTAAAAGATTCATTTTCACTGAGGTCGACCTGTGCCAGGGCCAGCTCACCCAAATAGACCACACCTTTTGTACCGTTGAGGGTGATTACATCTCCTTCATTCAGGGTCCGCCTATCTACCGTCATTTTTTTACTGCGGCTGTCAATGTTCAGGACGCCACACCCCACCACGCAGCATTTACCCCATCCTCGGGCTACCAGTGCAGCGTGGCTAGTCATACCTCCCTTGGCTGTGAGAATGGCTTCGGCGGCGTGCATGCCGTGAACATCTTCCGGTGATGTTTCATTACGGACAAGGATGACCTTTTTTCCGTCCTTGGCCCAGGCCTCGGCGTCGTCCGCCGTAAACACTATCTGACCTGTGGCCCCGCCGGGCCCCGCCGGCAGACCATCCGCCAGCCTTGTGGCTGTCACTTCCGCTTCCGAATCCACCATAGGGTGAAGAAGCTCATCCAGTTGGGACGGTTTTACACGGCCCACGGCTGTCTTTTTGTCAATGAGCCCTTCAGAAAGCATATCTGTGGCCATCTTTACGGCGGCCATGCCATTCCGTTTGCCTACCCGTGTCTGGAGCATCCAGAGGCGGCCGCTCTCAATGGTGAACTCGATATCCTGCATATCGTTGTAATGTTTTTCCAAGTTTGACCGGATCCCGTCCAACTCATCATAGATCGAGGGCATGGCCTCATGAAGGGTGGGAAGCTCCCTGTTTTTTTTCGTCCGTCCCCACTGGTTGATGGGGTTGGGAGTCCGGATGCCCGCTACAACATCTTCACCCTGGGCATTGGAAAGCCATTCACCAAAGAACTGGTTCTCCCCTGTAGCAGGGTTCCGGGTGAAACCAACACCGGTGGCGCAGTCGTCACCCATGTTGCCAAACACCATTGTCTGCACATTAACAGCTGTTCCCCACTCTTCTGGGATGCCTTCAATACGGCGATAGGAGATGGCCCTTTTCCCGTTCCAGGATTGGAACACGGCACTAATACTGCCCCATAATTGTTCATGAGGATCATCGGGGAACTCACTTCCCAGAACATCTTTCACCGTGGTTTTGAAGAGTTCTGAGAGCTCTTTCCAGTCGTCACCGTCCAATTCCGTATCTTGGGTTACACCTTTCTCTGCTTTCCGCTGGTCAATGAATTTCTCCAGCTGCTCCCGTATGGGAATCCCGTTATTAGGTTCCACTCCGCCGGCTTTCTCCATGACCACATCTGAATACATCATTATAAGGCGCCGGTAGGCATCGTAGACAAATTGGGAGTTGCCGGATTTTTCTATAAGCCCCGGAATAGTTTTTGAAGTAAGACCTACATTCAGCACTGTCTCCATCATTCCAGGCATGGAAATACGGGCACCGGAACGGACGGACATGAGGAGGGGATTTCCCGGGTCACCAAAATTGAGGTCCATAATTTCCTCAGTTTTAGAAATAGCCTCCTCCACCTGATTCTGTAATTCAGGCGGAAAGTTTTTCTCATTTGCATAATAATAAGTGCACACTTCCGTGGTAATGCTGAAACCGGGCGGGACTGGAATCCCCAGGTTTGTCATCTCTGCTAAGTTAGCCCCTTTGCCACCGAGCAGTTCTTTCATTGCGGCGGTGCCGTCTGCTTTTGAGTCTCCGAAAAAGTATACGTATTGCAAAAGTTTTTTCCTCTGGCCCAATAAATTAACGAGGAATTTAGAGTGAGGTACAAGTTGAACCAACGGCTAATTGAGTTGATTTTCAGACAAGCGGTGTGTACCATTCCGGCCAATCGATTATGGGGGAAGGATAATGTCGGAAATATTGTGGCGGCCTTCACAAG from the Candidatus Neomarinimicrobiota bacterium genome contains:
- a CDS encoding amidase encodes the protein MNKNRTILFSYLVPFLFFLACAPMKSAREEKTQDADFTKLDIMASQRMLGLDFTAEEIDTMYNYLLRNRANYDTMRTFPLDYSDLPVIQFNPHPTGFQVSVDQKPVTWKIPDGVSLPEDSNDLAFYSVMELAALVQSQQITSVQLTQFFLKRLKKYDPILKAVITLTEDRAMKSAHQADEEITAGNYRGPLHGIPYGVKDVIAVEGYKTTWGSEPYKDQVIEETATVVKKLDAAGAVLVAKLTSGALARGDVWFGGKTISPWDTTQGSSGSSAGPAAATAAGLVPFALGTETWGSIVSPSTRCGVTGLRPTYGRVSRTGVMVLSWSMDKVGPICRSATDCAIVFDTIRGKDKKDPTTTEASFNNFWASPGQELRVGYLEEAFKKDTTDSGANGRAALAVFTNMGIELKPVKLPEDFPFRTFDIILRAEAGAFFDELLLSNRDDLMVEQTKRSRVNSLRQSRFIPAVEYLQANRHRGRLIEAMHELMKDYDVIISPQRGGNQTLITNLTGHPALSIPAGFDKKGRPTSIILVGNLYDEASLLEVARKFQKETDFESAHPPLFSGS
- a CDS encoding M28 family peptidase, whose amino-acid sequence is MKILTVTAFPFSCLLAQAGIYFSPTFDIEEARSGMASISSTGLEAHLTFLASDVTEGRATGEPGLQIAAEYIASQFRRLGLTPLGPDKSYFQRYELVKTKLGSDNELSLLVDHGSGSVRERFQYGEDFFVSPRGLTASMEVQAPVVFGGYGITAKEHQYDDYATINVKNSVILIIDGEPELDNPSRFNGSKDTRYADLRQKLDAAKKNGAAAILVASNPKSDELFSDKFKRWKSWLRREGMSLPTSESTVPVLTISETTADRIVATSGKTVRELQVELEAEGRSNSQALSGSYVRLNVDLEKEAIASQNVAGYFPGSDSFIGHETVVISAHYDHVGKNAEGKIYYGADDNGTGTSALMEIAEAVVKNKNGPRRGFLFLAVSGEERGLLGSKHYARKPLIPLNNTVADLNIDMVGRNAPDSIYIIGSNMISQDLHEINEYAASSLDDISLNYRYNSKDDPERFYYRSDHYNFAQYGIPIIFYFAGTHEDYHKPTDTVDKINFNKLAKVSRLVYLTGWSVANNDIRPRKNAGQLPKLPDQIKY
- a CDS encoding pyruvate, phosphate dikinase, coding for MGQRKKLLQYVYFFGDSKADGTAAMKELLGGKGANLAEMTNLGIPVPPGFSITTEVCTYYYANEKNFPPELQNQVEEAISKTEEIMDLNFGDPGNPLLMSVRSGARISMPGMMETVLNVGLTSKTIPGLIEKSGNSQFVYDAYRRLIMMYSDVVMEKAGGVEPNNGIPIREQLEKFIDQRKAEKGVTQDTELDGDDWKELSELFKTTVKDVLGSEFPDDPHEQLWGSISAVFQSWNGKRAISYRRIEGIPEEWGTAVNVQTMVFGNMGDDCATGVGFTRNPATGENQFFGEWLSNAQGEDVVAGIRTPNPINQWGRTKKNRELPTLHEAMPSIYDELDGIRSNLEKHYNDMQDIEFTIESGRLWMLQTRVGKRNGMAAVKMATDMLSEGLIDKKTAVGRVKPSQLDELLHPMVDSEAEVTATRLADGLPAGPGGATGQIVFTADDAEAWAKDGKKVILVRNETSPEDVHGMHAAEAILTAKGGMTSHAALVARGWGKCCVVGCGVLNIDSRSKKMTVDRRTLNEGDVITLNGTKGVVYLGELALAQVDLSENESFNRLMEIADDFRTLGIRTNAERPEDAAQARAFGAQGIGLCRTEHMFFDPERILAIREMIVAENEQARRKAVMKLLPFQREDFYEILKTMHDFPVTIRLLDPPLHEFVTLAEDQIEELAGELGTDEEKLKARIDALHELNPMLGHRGCRLGIAYPEITEMQARAIFEATAQLTKEGVNALPEVMIPLVGTQAEYDHQETIVRKVAEKVKNETNIEYPYLVGTMIEIPRACLTADEIARKAEFFSFGTNDLTQTTFGFSRDDIGGFLPAYLEKGILPEDPFQSLDQSGVGLLMEMAVEKGRGENGELKIGICGEHGGDPASIHFCYRIGLDYVSCSPFRVPIARLAAAQAVIENN